A part of Anser cygnoides isolate HZ-2024a breed goose chromosome 15, Taihu_goose_T2T_genome, whole genome shotgun sequence genomic DNA contains:
- the PDZD9 gene encoding PDZ domain-containing protein 9, which yields MEHNQSWATGQLPALESITQHRRTTVLKANIRTGKQGLGLIIIQNGPYLQIICLVEKSSAAKDGKLKPGDVLIKIGHADVLGCTLQELGKLLLNIPVGTTLQIRVYRDFIEVPQHWQSAVELIPEVKLPVMTADTSEDTEDEDTGTSSDDDTDSETFQYTSSQSSCSEFTHELPSIYKIWYVSDTIQTLTEGRDSGCDIVLHNDVDALCNSEFAASGVGPPSYRTVENSETSSSSSHSSV from the exons ATGGAACATAACCAGTCTTGGGCTACAG GACAATTACCAGCACTGGAAAGCATTACTCAGCACAGACGGACTACAGTATTAAAGGCAAATATTAGGACTGGCAAACAAGGATTGGGTCTTATAATCATACAGAATGGACCATATCTCCAGATAATATGCCTGGTTGAGAAAAGCTCTGCAGCTAAAGATGGAAAGCTGAAAccag GTGATGTGCTAATAAAGATTGGACATGCTGACGTTTTAGGATGTACTCTGCAAGAGCTTGGGAAACTCCTGCTCAATATTCCTGTAGGGACTACTCTACAAATCAGGGTTTACAGAGATTTTATTGAAGTACCTCAACACTGGCAGAGCGCAGTTGAATTAATTCCTGAAGTAAAGCTTCCTGTGATGACAGCAGA CACAAGTGAAGACACTGAGGACGAAGACACGGGGACCAGTAGTGATGATGATACAGACTCGGAAACTTTTCAGTATACATCTTCCCAGTCATCCTGTTCTGAGTTTACTCATGAATTACCATCAATATACAAGATTTGGTATGTATCTGATACAATCCAGACACTTACAGAAGGGAGAGACAGTGGGTGTGACATTGTTCTTCATAATGATGTTGACGCACTGTGCAATTCTGAGTTTGCTGCTAGTGGTGTTGGACCTCCTTCATACCGGACTGTGGAAAACAGTGAGACCAGTTCCTCTTCTTCCCACTCTTCAGTATAA